The following proteins come from a genomic window of Geomonas sp. RF6:
- a CDS encoding glycosyltransferase, with the protein MLPHFKATIFVGDFQKDHPEFYYTTSHEELLHFIDFYFPLMNGSWPTARVASWIPDFQHHYLPHFFNEEERESRTKNFAAMGKEAQILVFSSNSALDDFNRFYPGSPALTRVLPFYALPQEKWYSTEFLAVQERYGLPDRFLICSNQFWAHKNHPVLFEAIAKLHRTGHDMHLACTGYTVDYRAPGYFEALQDQLRQLGIEHLVHILGNIPRQDQIQLVRRALAVVQPSLFEGWSTVVEDCRVLGKTMILSDLPVHQEQAPRHGVYFERHSSDSLAATVRNLLPRLAPGPDRVREREAAEEAKDLVVAYGRRFCAIVRDAQALERGEKLAPAEPSREVTPAAASLLPTIRVKTAAPRISLVTPSYNYGEYLEACLDSILSQNYPNLEYIVMDGGSTDNTVQILKKYERHFTYWQSRPDGGQYRAIDDGLRRTTGEIMTWLNADDMFHPGAFETAAEIFGADAAVEWIMGRPNSFDQAGRQKGVLPYLPLNSRARYLADEDFIQQEGIFWKRSLWERAGAHIRTDMKLAADLELWARFFRHAPLYAVDTLLAGFRDHPLQKSKDKAGYTAEANIVLAREREIFAAERPQYNPLPPLPILVSQKVAA; encoded by the coding sequence ATGCTGCCGCACTTCAAGGCGACGATCTTCGTCGGTGACTTCCAGAAGGACCACCCGGAGTTCTACTACACCACCTCCCATGAAGAGCTCCTGCACTTCATCGACTTCTACTTCCCGCTGATGAACGGAAGCTGGCCGACCGCCCGGGTCGCCTCCTGGATCCCCGATTTCCAGCACCACTATCTCCCCCACTTCTTCAACGAGGAGGAGCGGGAGTCGCGCACCAAAAACTTCGCCGCCATGGGGAAAGAGGCGCAGATCCTCGTCTTTAGCTCCAACTCCGCCCTCGACGACTTCAACCGCTTCTATCCAGGCTCCCCCGCGCTCACCCGCGTCCTCCCCTTTTACGCACTCCCGCAGGAGAAGTGGTACAGCACGGAGTTCCTCGCGGTGCAGGAGCGCTACGGGCTGCCGGACCGCTTCCTGATCTGCAGCAACCAGTTCTGGGCCCACAAGAACCATCCGGTCCTCTTCGAGGCGATCGCGAAGCTGCACCGCACGGGGCACGACATGCACCTCGCCTGCACCGGCTACACGGTGGACTACCGCGCCCCCGGCTATTTCGAAGCTCTGCAGGACCAGCTGCGCCAACTGGGGATCGAGCACCTGGTCCACATCCTCGGCAACATCCCGCGCCAGGACCAGATCCAGCTCGTGCGCAGGGCGCTCGCCGTGGTGCAGCCCTCCCTCTTCGAGGGGTGGAGCACCGTGGTGGAGGATTGCCGCGTCCTCGGAAAGACCATGATCCTCTCCGACCTCCCGGTGCACCAGGAGCAGGCGCCGCGCCACGGCGTCTACTTCGAGCGCCACAGCTCCGACTCCCTTGCCGCCACCGTGAGGAATCTCCTGCCCCGCCTCGCGCCGGGGCCGGACCGTGTGCGCGAGCGGGAAGCCGCGGAGGAGGCGAAGGATCTCGTGGTGGCCTACGGGCGCCGCTTCTGCGCCATCGTACGGGACGCCCAGGCGCTGGAGAGGGGTGAAAAGCTCGCCCCCGCCGAGCCGAGCCGCGAGGTCACCCCTGCGGCAGCGTCCCTCCTCCCGACCATCCGGGTCAAAACGGCGGCGCCCCGCATCTCCCTCGTCACCCCGTCGTACAACTACGGGGAGTACCTGGAGGCGTGCCTCGATTCGATACTCTCCCAGAACTACCCGAACCTCGAGTACATCGTCATGGACGGCGGCTCCACCGACAATACGGTGCAGATCCTCAAGAAGTACGAGCGGCACTTCACCTACTGGCAGAGCCGCCCGGACGGCGGGCAGTACCGCGCCATCGACGACGGCCTGCGCCGCACAACCGGGGAGATCATGACCTGGCTGAACGCGGACGACATGTTCCACCCCGGCGCCTTCGAAACCGCCGCGGAGATCTTCGGCGCGGACGCGGCGGTGGAGTGGATCATGGGGCGCCCCAACTCCTTCGACCAGGCCGGCCGCCAGAAGGGGGTCCTCCCCTACCTCCCCCTCAACTCCCGCGCCAGGTACCTCGCCGACGAGGATTTCATCCAGCAGGAAGGAATCTTCTGGAAGCGCTCCCTCTGGGAGCGCGCCGGCGCACATATCAGGACGGACATGAAGCTCGCCGCCGACCTGGAGCTGTGGGCGCGCTTTTTCCGCCACGCGCCGCTGTACGCGGTGGACACGCTGCTGGCGGGGTTCCGCGACCACCCGCTGCAAAAATCGAAGGACAAGGCGGGCTACACCGCCGAAGCAAACATCGTCCTGGCCCGCGAGCGGGAGATCTTTGCGGCGGAACGGCCGCAGTACAACCCGCTCCCTCCCCTCCCGATCCTCGTGTCGCAGAAGGTTGCCGCCTGA
- a CDS encoding NAD-dependent epimerase/dehydratase family protein — translation MTVERVLVTGAGGFLGSHIARYFGEAGHAVAAVGRFNATPAASLAYPNLWKFCGMTLPDETFHALIKEFRPTLLVHCAGTASVVDSVRDPYADFRKTVEVLAFTLESVRVHAPDCRFVLLSSASVYGNPDTLPIPEHAPQKPVSPYGYHKVMNETLAKEYATLHGLKVAVLRIFSAYGERLEKQVVYDICRKFSDPSTSEVELFGTGRESRDFVHASDVARGVECLHRADASGIYNMAAGVQTTMAELAAIIGGHFGNRKRIVFNGKVRQGDPLNWQASIAKIAALGFAPQVGLDEGLARYVDWFNWTEKERFASNDSKTASGNPHHRGDGMARRRVLHRAPGEGAILPAGAGTSRTVPDTE, via the coding sequence ATGACGGTCGAACGCGTCCTCGTTACCGGGGCGGGCGGGTTCCTCGGCTCGCACATCGCCCGCTATTTCGGCGAGGCAGGGCACGCCGTCGCTGCGGTCGGACGCTTCAACGCGACGCCGGCGGCCTCCCTTGCATACCCGAACCTGTGGAAGTTCTGCGGCATGACCCTCCCGGACGAGACGTTCCACGCACTGATCAAGGAGTTTCGCCCCACCCTCCTCGTGCACTGCGCCGGGACGGCGTCGGTGGTCGATTCGGTGCGCGATCCGTACGCCGATTTCCGAAAGACGGTGGAGGTACTCGCCTTCACCCTCGAATCGGTGCGCGTCCACGCCCCCGACTGCCGCTTCGTCCTCCTTTCCAGCGCGTCGGTGTACGGTAACCCCGATACCCTGCCGATCCCGGAGCACGCGCCGCAAAAGCCGGTTTCTCCCTACGGCTACCACAAGGTCATGAACGAGACGCTGGCCAAAGAGTACGCCACGCTGCACGGCCTGAAGGTGGCGGTGCTGCGCATCTTCTCCGCCTACGGGGAGAGGCTGGAAAAGCAGGTCGTGTACGACATCTGCCGCAAGTTCTCGGACCCCTCCACGAGCGAGGTGGAACTCTTTGGTACCGGAAGGGAGAGCCGCGACTTCGTTCACGCAAGCGACGTGGCCCGGGGGGTGGAGTGCCTGCACAGGGCGGACGCCTCCGGCATCTACAACATGGCAGCGGGGGTGCAGACGACGATGGCTGAGCTCGCCGCCATCATCGGGGGACACTTCGGCAACCGCAAGAGGATCGTTTTCAACGGAAAGGTCCGCCAGGGGGATCCGCTGAACTGGCAGGCTTCCATCGCCAAGATCGCCGCCCTCGGCTTCGCCCCGCAGGTCGGTCTCGATGAGGGACTGGCCCGCTACGTCGACTGGTTCAACTGGACGGAAAAAGAGAGGTTTGCATCAAATGACTCAAAGACTGCGAGTGGGAATCCCCATCATCGGGGGGACGGCATGGCTCGGCGGCGTGTGCTACATCGAGCACCTGGTGAAGGCGCTATCCTCCCTGCCGGAGCCGGAACGTCCCGAACTGTACCTGATACTGAATGA
- a CDS encoding class I SAM-dependent methyltransferase: MLQSIFDHGANHYGPVILTPTTLARIATSEQTWGEILSFHGELASDEYVRYVDAFYRESRARFGKEWHYLDIVNVLYAIAKTIKPRTYMEIGVRRGRSACAVAHGSPSTVMVAFDMWQQNYAGMENPGPEFVKSELAKHGHTGELYFVNGNSHETVPAFFQNNPLLSLDLITVDGDHTEDGAFDDLKNVIPRLSVGGVLVFDDICHPAHTYLLKVWQRAMAEFPFLTHYEYTESGYGVAFAIRTR; the protein is encoded by the coding sequence ATGTTACAGAGCATTTTCGACCACGGCGCCAACCACTACGGCCCCGTAATCCTCACCCCCACGACCCTCGCCAGGATCGCCACCAGCGAACAGACCTGGGGGGAGATCCTCTCCTTTCACGGGGAGCTCGCCAGTGACGAGTACGTCCGCTACGTCGACGCCTTCTACCGGGAGAGCCGCGCCCGCTTCGGCAAGGAGTGGCATTACCTCGACATCGTAAACGTCCTCTACGCCATCGCCAAAACGATCAAGCCCCGCACCTACATGGAGATCGGCGTGCGGCGCGGCAGGTCGGCGTGCGCCGTCGCACACGGCTCCCCCTCCACGGTCATGGTCGCCTTCGATATGTGGCAGCAGAACTACGCGGGGATGGAGAATCCCGGGCCGGAGTTCGTGAAGAGCGAGCTGGCAAAGCATGGCCATACCGGGGAGCTCTACTTTGTGAACGGCAACAGCCACGAGACGGTTCCCGCCTTCTTCCAGAATAACCCGCTGCTGAGCCTCGACCTCATCACGGTGGACGGCGACCACACCGAGGACGGCGCCTTCGACGACCTCAAAAACGTGATCCCGCGCCTCTCCGTCGGCGGGGTACTCGTCTTCGACGATATCTGCCACCCCGCCCATACCTACCTCCTGAAGGTTTGGCAGCGCGCCATGGCGGAGTTTCCCTTCCTCACCCACTACGAGTACACCGAATCGGGGTACGGCGTGGCCTTCGCCATACGGACCCGCTGA
- a CDS encoding glycosyltransferase family protein, translating to MKFLQIVNFYSSYLDDFYAQRPGLAGEAYQKQLSALVADGFGGSHLFAPYLGEFGYDANLVIANCEPLQRRWLAENAPLQGCGDIMQVLLMQVEMLRPEIIYISDPICFDSRFVRALSYRPRLVLGWRAASVPAQTDWSDFDLILSNFKFGLELAVKHGARGREFFMPGFPPHIAQTVASEEKRHDVVFTGQVTGEHGARREVLNHASKALLTDDRSFSLAYFIPGSMDRLEAGIAMRNHGGVWGMDMYRTLRRGRIALNVQIDIGEDQAGNMRLFEATGSGSFLLTDYHPNISRYFEPGRELETYASPGELIEKVHHYLAHSEEREAIARRGQERCLREYSMQKRAAELDAIIRKYLPASVTAPSAAAAAPAEGAMARFEALQRQKEEALQRRLTSSVAKGPEVPAAPAPPTDDLAAAFPEVSFGTLVQVLGMRNISIGEGSCIGDCSWLNVCVRDEHVRLRIGRCVLVGRQGMISTGGTLEIGDYCVFAPRVYISDADHIYTDIMQPVIQQGATLNRRVVVEENCWLGINTVISGNLTVGRGSVIGANAVVTRDIPPFSVAVGNPAQIVKMYSPRTGGWERTRTAEDIERIVEERRQVGIPSREEYREILRRNALVTRLDPILTGRGNL from the coding sequence ATGAAATTCCTGCAGATCGTCAATTTCTACTCCTCCTACCTCGATGACTTCTACGCGCAGCGCCCGGGGCTCGCCGGAGAAGCGTACCAGAAGCAGCTCTCGGCTCTGGTGGCGGACGGCTTCGGGGGCTCGCACCTTTTCGCTCCCTACCTCGGGGAGTTCGGCTACGACGCGAACCTGGTGATCGCCAACTGCGAGCCGCTGCAGCGCCGCTGGCTGGCGGAAAACGCGCCGCTGCAGGGGTGCGGCGACATCATGCAGGTCCTGCTGATGCAGGTGGAGATGCTAAGGCCGGAGATCATCTACATCTCCGACCCGATCTGCTTCGACAGCCGCTTTGTCCGCGCCCTTTCGTACCGTCCGCGGCTCGTACTGGGGTGGCGCGCGGCGAGCGTCCCTGCGCAAACCGACTGGTCCGACTTCGATCTCATCCTTTCCAACTTCAAGTTCGGGCTGGAGCTCGCGGTGAAGCACGGCGCGCGGGGGCGGGAATTCTTCATGCCCGGTTTTCCCCCTCACATCGCGCAGACCGTAGCATCGGAGGAGAAGAGGCACGACGTCGTCTTCACCGGGCAGGTCACCGGCGAGCACGGCGCGCGACGCGAGGTGCTGAACCACGCCTCCAAGGCGCTTCTTACCGACGACCGCTCCTTTTCCCTCGCCTACTTCATCCCCGGGTCGATGGACCGGCTGGAAGCAGGGATCGCCATGCGCAACCATGGCGGTGTGTGGGGGATGGATATGTACCGCACCCTGCGCCGGGGGCGCATCGCTCTCAACGTGCAGATCGACATCGGCGAGGACCAGGCAGGCAACATGCGCCTCTTCGAAGCGACCGGGAGCGGGAGCTTCCTCCTCACCGACTACCACCCCAACATCAGCCGCTACTTCGAGCCGGGACGCGAGCTGGAGACGTACGCCTCGCCGGGGGAGCTGATCGAGAAGGTGCACCACTATCTCGCCCATTCTGAAGAGCGGGAGGCGATCGCCAGGAGGGGACAGGAGCGCTGCCTGCGGGAGTACTCCATGCAGAAGCGCGCGGCGGAGCTCGATGCCATCATCCGGAAGTACCTTCCGGCTTCAGTGACCGCGCCGTCTGCTGCGGCAGCCGCACCGGCAGAGGGCGCCATGGCGCGCTTCGAGGCGCTGCAGAGGCAGAAAGAGGAAGCGCTGCAGAGGCGCCTTACCTCATCAGTGGCAAAGGGCCCTGAAGTTCCCGCGGCACCGGCGCCCCCGACCGATGATCTTGCGGCGGCGTTCCCCGAGGTGTCGTTCGGGACGCTGGTCCAGGTGCTCGGCATGAGGAATATCTCCATCGGCGAGGGGAGCTGCATCGGGGACTGCAGCTGGCTGAATGTGTGCGTGCGGGACGAGCACGTCCGGCTGCGCATCGGACGCTGCGTCCTCGTCGGCCGGCAGGGGATGATCTCCACCGGAGGGACGCTGGAGATCGGCGACTACTGCGTCTTTGCGCCGCGCGTGTACATCTCCGACGCCGACCATATCTACACCGACATCATGCAGCCGGTCATCCAGCAGGGCGCGACCCTGAACCGCAGGGTTGTCGTCGAGGAAAACTGCTGGCTCGGCATCAACACGGTCATATCCGGGAATCTCACCGTCGGACGCGGGAGCGTCATAGGCGCCAACGCCGTGGTGACAAGGGACATCCCTCCGTTCTCCGTCGCGGTGGGGAATCCCGCGCAGATCGTGAAGATGTACTCCCCGCGCACGGGAGGGTGGGAGAGGACGCGCACCGCAGAGGATATCGAGAGGATTGTGGAGGAAAGGCGTCAGGTAGGGATACCGTCTCGCGAAGAATACCGGGAAATCCTGCGCCGCAACGCGCTGGTCACCCGGCTCGACCCGATCCTCACGGGGCGCGGGAACCTTTAG
- the asnB gene encoding asparagine synthase (glutamine-hydrolyzing), which yields MCGIAGIYSFRGTVERRDIDALTDALAHRGPDGRGIHLEPQLALGHRRLAILDPREVGACPMRYRTPDGRELFITFNGEVYNFLEIRAELEAQGYRFATETDTEVIVAAYARWGEECLTRFNGMWAFAVWESARKTLFLARDRFSVKPLYYAVHDNALIFASEMKAFSALPGFPAQLDVNVVPDLLANSYALEGTREETLMAGVKRLLGGHCLTVNGDGSATMRRWWDSSAHLPQVAATYREQVEEFRELFFDALRIRMRSDVPLGTCLSGGIDSSAVASGMAWLKGNDAASLKRCPEDWQRSFIATFPGTMLDERQYADEVVGHTGAVPRYWVFDPEEAVSHVVDSVWAMEEVYGGLAVPVWCIYRELRRDGVYVSLDGHGGDELLGGYTWYLDWPMERVNENLYNDVHYTLLPAILRNYDRCSMAHGIEVRMPLLDWRLVTYALALPPSAKMGGGYTKRVLRDALEGIMPDRVRQRQSKIGFNSPMIEWFNGGMAPLIDKVTSHKLWLDSPFWEGRAMREHIMAKTRARGWSRADWGESLRVWTLMNLVLWQMLFVEKTDPRNL from the coding sequence ATGTGCGGCATCGCAGGGATCTATAGCTTCCGGGGCACCGTGGAGCGCCGCGACATCGACGCCCTCACCGATGCCCTCGCGCACCGCGGCCCGGACGGCCGGGGGATCCACCTGGAGCCGCAGCTCGCCCTCGGGCACCGGCGCCTCGCCATCCTCGACCCGCGCGAGGTCGGCGCCTGCCCCATGCGCTACCGCACCCCGGACGGCCGCGAGCTCTTCATCACCTTCAACGGCGAGGTATACAACTTCCTGGAAATCCGCGCCGAGCTGGAGGCGCAGGGATACCGCTTCGCCACCGAGACCGACACGGAGGTCATCGTCGCCGCCTACGCCCGCTGGGGGGAGGAGTGCCTCACCCGCTTCAACGGCATGTGGGCCTTTGCCGTATGGGAATCGGCGAGGAAAACCCTTTTTCTCGCCCGCGACCGCTTCTCGGTAAAGCCCCTCTACTACGCGGTGCACGACAACGCCCTCATCTTCGCCTCAGAGATGAAGGCCTTCAGCGCCCTTCCCGGCTTCCCCGCGCAGCTCGACGTCAACGTCGTCCCCGATCTCCTCGCCAATTCCTACGCGCTGGAAGGGACCCGCGAGGAGACCCTGATGGCGGGGGTGAAGCGCCTTCTGGGGGGCCACTGCCTCACCGTCAACGGCGACGGGAGCGCCACCATGCGCCGCTGGTGGGACTCTTCCGCGCATCTGCCGCAGGTAGCAGCGACCTACCGGGAGCAGGTGGAGGAATTCCGCGAGCTCTTTTTCGACGCGCTGCGGATCAGGATGCGCTCCGACGTGCCGCTCGGCACCTGCCTGAGCGGCGGGATCGACTCCAGCGCCGTCGCCTCCGGCATGGCGTGGCTGAAAGGGAACGACGCCGCGTCCCTCAAGAGATGCCCCGAAGACTGGCAGCGCTCCTTCATCGCCACCTTCCCCGGCACCATGCTCGACGAGCGGCAGTACGCGGACGAGGTCGTCGGCCACACCGGCGCCGTCCCCCGCTACTGGGTCTTCGACCCGGAGGAGGCGGTTTCCCACGTGGTCGACTCGGTGTGGGCCATGGAGGAAGTCTACGGCGGGCTCGCCGTACCTGTGTGGTGCATCTACCGCGAGCTGCGCCGCGACGGCGTCTATGTCTCCCTCGACGGCCACGGCGGCGACGAGCTCCTCGGCGGCTACACCTGGTACCTCGACTGGCCGATGGAGCGGGTGAACGAGAACCTGTACAACGACGTGCACTACACCCTCCTGCCGGCGATCCTCAGAAACTACGACCGCTGCTCCATGGCGCACGGCATCGAGGTGCGCATGCCCCTTCTGGACTGGCGCCTGGTAACGTACGCCCTGGCGCTCCCCCCTTCCGCGAAGATGGGGGGAGGGTACACGAAGAGGGTGCTGCGCGACGCGCTGGAGGGGATCATGCCGGATCGGGTGCGCCAGCGACAGTCGAAGATCGGCTTCAACTCCCCCATGATCGAGTGGTTCAACGGCGGGATGGCGCCGCTCATCGACAAGGTCACCTCCCACAAGCTCTGGCTCGACTCCCCCTTCTGGGAGGGGCGGGCCATGCGCGAGCACATCATGGCGAAGACCCGCGCCCGGGGTTGGAGCCGCGCCGACTGGGGGGAATCGCTCCGGGTGTGGACGCTCATGAACCTGGTCCTCTGGCAGATGCTCTTCGTCGAGAAGACCGACCCACGCAACCTGTAA
- a CDS encoding DegT/DnrJ/EryC1/StrS family aminotransferase, producing the protein MKVPFLDLHRQYLSIAADIDAAIRSVIAESAYIGGKHVKSFEDSFAGYLEADHCIGVGNGTDALEIALAALELPDDAEVIVPANSFIATSEAVTRAGYRVVFCDALPGSHTLDLADAERRVTEKTLAIIPVHLYGRPCDMDGVMALARRHGLSVIEDCAQAHGALYRGRRVGTFGDFGCFSFYPGKNLGAYGDAGAIVTNDEELATASRMIANHGRIAKYDHRFEGRNSRLDGMQAAILSVKLTHLEKWTELRRANAETYRTLLAGADILLPQEEPEARHVYHLFVIESGRREALKEGLHREGIETGIHYPIPLPLLQAYADRFDSAGYPAASAAAGRILSLPMSAELTQEQVCHVASTLLRLQGGA; encoded by the coding sequence ATGAAAGTCCCCTTTCTCGACCTGCACCGGCAGTACCTCTCCATAGCAGCCGATATAGATGCCGCGATCCGCTCCGTCATCGCCGAATCCGCCTACATCGGCGGCAAGCACGTCAAGTCCTTCGAAGACTCCTTCGCAGGGTACCTCGAGGCCGACCACTGCATCGGGGTCGGCAACGGCACCGACGCACTGGAGATCGCGCTGGCAGCCCTCGAGCTTCCCGACGACGCCGAGGTCATCGTGCCGGCCAACAGCTTTATCGCCACCAGCGAGGCGGTGACCCGCGCCGGATACCGCGTCGTCTTCTGCGACGCCCTACCCGGTTCACATACACTCGACCTCGCCGACGCCGAGCGCCGCGTCACCGAAAAGACCCTCGCCATCATCCCGGTGCACCTCTACGGCCGCCCCTGCGATATGGACGGCGTCATGGCGCTTGCCCGGCGGCACGGCCTGAGCGTCATCGAGGACTGCGCCCAGGCCCACGGCGCGCTCTACCGCGGGCGCCGCGTCGGCACCTTCGGCGACTTCGGCTGCTTCAGCTTCTACCCCGGGAAGAACCTCGGCGCCTACGGCGACGCCGGCGCCATCGTCACCAACGACGAGGAACTGGCCACCGCGAGCCGCATGATCGCCAACCACGGCAGGATCGCCAAGTACGACCACCGTTTCGAGGGGCGCAACTCCCGGCTCGACGGGATGCAGGCGGCGATCCTCTCCGTGAAGCTCACGCACCTCGAAAAGTGGACCGAGCTGCGGCGCGCAAACGCCGAGACCTACCGCACCCTCCTCGCAGGCGCCGACATCCTCCTCCCCCAGGAAGAGCCTGAGGCGCGCCACGTCTACCACCTCTTCGTGATAGAGAGCGGGCGCCGGGAAGCGCTGAAGGAAGGGCTGCACAGGGAGGGGATCGAGACGGGTATCCACTACCCCATCCCCCTCCCCCTCCTGCAGGCATATGCCGACCGCTTCGACTCGGCGGGGTATCCTGCCGCGAGCGCCGCAGCGGGACGAATCCTCTCGCTGCCGATGTCGGCTGAGCTCACGCAGGAGCAGGTCTGCCACGTCGCCTCCACCCTCCTTCGGCTCCAGGGAGGCGCCTGA
- a CDS encoding acyltransferase, which yields MADPIIKTAGIVDVEFGEGVTVVQPVNLYGCSIGAGSFIGPFVEIQRGVVIGQRCKVQSHAFICELVEIGDDCFISHGAMFINDTFATGGPARGDRTLWKGTRIGNRVSIGTNATVLPVSIADDVVIGAGAVVTRDIDAPGIYAGNPARLIREITP from the coding sequence ATGGCTGATCCGATCATAAAAACCGCAGGCATCGTCGACGTAGAGTTCGGCGAGGGGGTCACCGTCGTGCAGCCCGTCAACCTGTACGGCTGCAGCATCGGCGCCGGGAGCTTCATCGGCCCCTTCGTGGAAATCCAGCGCGGAGTCGTCATCGGCCAGCGCTGCAAGGTCCAGTCGCACGCCTTCATCTGCGAGCTCGTGGAGATCGGTGATGATTGCTTCATCTCCCACGGCGCCATGTTCATAAACGACACCTTTGCCACCGGCGGCCCGGCCCGCGGCGACCGCACCCTCTGGAAAGGGACCCGTATCGGTAACCGTGTCTCCATCGGGACCAACGCCACGGTCCTCCCGGTATCCATTGCCGACGACGTCGTCATCGGCGCGGGAGCGGTAGTCACCCGCGACATCGACGCCCCGGGGATCTACGCGGGAAACCCGGCCCGCCTCATTAGGGAAATAACGCCATGA
- a CDS encoding Gfo/Idh/MocA family protein, whose translation MTKLNFALLGCGRIARKHAEILSRELPGAQLAAVCDIKIDRAREYGERYGVPWFTDLHVMMQTMGDRLDVVNILTESGNHARHTLELAPYGKHLVVEKPMALTLHDADAMIRACDRAGIKLFVVKQNRYNAPVLKVREALEKGRFGRLVMGTVRVRWCRPQAYYDQDAWRGTWKMDGGVFTNQASHHIDLLEWMLGEPESVFAKSTTALVDIETEDTGVAIIRFTSGALGIVEATTAARPKDLEGSLSLLGERGTVEIGGFAVNEMKVWNFADATEEDAAVLDCRQAPPNVYGFGHLPYLASVVSSIKGEAPALVDGLEGRKSLELIMAIYESIETGREVFLRFRAEKCRLGRAA comes from the coding sequence ATGACCAAGCTCAACTTTGCCCTGCTCGGCTGCGGCCGGATCGCCAGAAAACATGCGGAGATCCTCTCCCGGGAGCTCCCCGGCGCGCAACTCGCCGCGGTGTGCGACATAAAGATCGACCGGGCGCGTGAGTACGGCGAGCGCTACGGAGTCCCCTGGTTCACCGACCTGCACGTCATGATGCAGACGATGGGGGACCGCCTCGACGTCGTCAATATCCTGACCGAGAGCGGCAACCACGCCCGCCACACCCTCGAGCTCGCCCCGTACGGGAAGCACCTCGTGGTGGAGAAGCCGATGGCGCTCACCCTGCACGACGCCGACGCCATGATCCGCGCCTGCGACCGCGCCGGTATCAAGCTCTTCGTGGTGAAGCAGAACCGCTACAACGCACCGGTGCTGAAGGTGCGGGAGGCGCTGGAGAAGGGGCGCTTCGGAAGGCTCGTGATGGGGACGGTGCGGGTGCGCTGGTGCCGCCCGCAGGCCTACTACGACCAGGACGCCTGGCGCGGCACCTGGAAGATGGACGGCGGGGTCTTCACCAACCAGGCGAGCCACCACATCGACCTCCTGGAGTGGATGCTCGGCGAGCCGGAGTCGGTCTTCGCGAAGTCGACCACGGCGCTCGTGGATATCGAGACCGAGGACACCGGCGTCGCCATCATCCGCTTCACCAGCGGGGCCCTCGGGATTGTGGAGGCGACGACCGCCGCCCGCCCGAAGGACCTGGAGGGGTCCTTGTCCCTTCTCGGGGAGCGCGGCACCGTGGAGATCGGCGGGTTCGCCGTGAACGAGATGAAGGTGTGGAACTTTGCCGACGCTACCGAGGAGGATGCGGCGGTGCTGGACTGCAGGCAGGCTCCCCCGAACGTGTACGGCTTTGGCCACCTGCCGTATCTCGCCTCCGTGGTGAGCTCGATCAAGGGGGAGGCCCCCGCGCTGGTGGACGGCCTCGAGGGGCGCAAGTCGCTGGAGCTGATCATGGCGATCTACGAGTCTATCGAGACGGGGCGGGAGGTATTTCTCCGCTTCCGCGCGGAGAAGTGCAGGCTGGGGAGAGCGGCGTAA